A DNA window from Ictalurus punctatus breed USDA103 chromosome 11, Coco_2.0, whole genome shotgun sequence contains the following coding sequences:
- the klhl30 gene encoding kelch-like protein 30, with translation MVRNVDDLDFCLSSHSQSILEGLRSLCSHPNLVDVTLSAGGRDFPCHRGILAVCSLYFHSMFSSDFVESIATRIELHDVDPDVLAALLDFAYTGKLTINQGNVEGLICTSSQLQFQTVRAVCSRYLQNQIDASNCLGIQEFGEIHGCPEVVAKAKAYLLENFEAVQQHEEFLLLEKDKLFACLKDEGLQVRNDCARAEAALAWVRHCRDSRICHLPELLRLARLPLLPESYLMEILLKDALVQDSPECKELLEVVSREKNNIKPGESAQSPVQNTPHNLQEVLFVMGGLTLDDSDEEDEEEDGEREIRIHSRNCAFYNTKLRQWHQLPDFPNYNKWGYSIVSLNNDVYVTGGSRGSQSNTWSNTETWKYVTREGRWVTVAPMLKPRTNHSSAALNGEIYAIGGTIKDIVEVEHYDPYSDSWALTAPAVKYVTNFTATACLGKLYVIGSCAVKYNALTLQCFNPVIDSWSIICSPFIPKYLSSPCSISMDGVIYLIADNTKKVYLYDPDANMWQKVQFLHKLHENGGLVVLGEQLYVTGGHWKGMEGDYSVEVEVYNRGSNSWRVECFLPRLWYYSGCCSIFLDTSQWPELFPEET, from the exons ATGGTGCGTAATGTGGATGACCTGGACTTTTGCCTGTCCTCTCACTCACAGAGCATATTGGAGGGCCTGCGTTCTCTCTGTTCCCACCCCAATCTTGTGGATGTGACCTTAAGTGCCGGTGGGCGGGACTTCCCCTGCCACCGGGGCATCTTGGCTGTCTGTAGCCTCTACTTCCACTCCATGTTCTCAAGTGACTTTGTGGAGAGCATAGCTACACGGATAGAGCTTCATGACGTGGATCCTGATGTGCTTGCTGCCCTATTGGACTTTGCTTACACTGGGAAACTGACCATTAATCAGGGAAATGTGGAGGGCCTGATATGCACCTCAAGTCAGCTTCAGTTCCAGACTGTGCGGGCCGTCTGCAGTCGATACCTGCAGAACCAGATAGATGCTAGTAACTGCCTCGGCATACAAGAGTTTGGCGAGATCCACGGTTGTCCTGAGGTGGTGGCCAAAGCCAAAGCATATCTTTTGGAGAACTTTGAGGCAGTGCAGCAGCATGAGGAGTTTCTTCTGCTGGAAAAGGATAAGCTATTTGCTTGTCTGAAGGATGAAGGTCTGCAGGTGCGGAATGACTGTGCTCGAGCTGAGGCAGCACTTGCATGGGTCAGGCATTGCAGAGACAGTCGCATCTGCCACCTGCCAGAACTATTGAGACTGGCCAGACTACCTCTTCTGCCTGAGTCTTACCTTATGGAAATCCTGTTGAAAGATGCTCTAGTTCAGGATTCCCCAGAATGCAAAGAACTTCTTGAGGTTGTTTCCAGAGAG aaaaataatataaaaccaGGTGAGTCAGCGCAGAGTCCTGTCCAAAATACCCCTCACAACCTGCAGGAAGTGTTGTTTGTGATGGGTGGCCTCACACTAGATGACTCTGATGAagaagatgaggaggaagatggtgagagagagatcaggaTTCATTCCAGGAATTGTGCTTTCTACAACACAAAGCTTC GGCAATGGCATCAGCTACCTGATTTTCCCAACTACAATAAGTGGGGTTATTCCATTGTCTCTTTAAACAATGATGTGTATGTTACAG GAGGTTCGAGAGGTTCCCAGTCCAATACCTGGTCGAACACAGAGACCTGGAAGTATGTCACTCGTGAAGGGAGATGGGTTACAGTAGCGCCAATGTTGAAGCCCAGGACTAACCACTCCTCTGCAGCACTAAATGGAGAGATTTATGCCATTGGAG gCACTATTAAGGATATTGTAGAAGTAGAACACTACGACCCATACAGTGACAGCTGGGCTCTGACAGCTCCTGCAGTGAAATATGTGACCAACTTCACAGCCACTGCATGCCTGGGGAAGCTGTATGTCATTGGCTCCTGTGCTGTCAAATATAATGCCCTGACTTTGCAGTGCTTCAACCCAGTCATAG atagTTGGAGTATCATCTGCTCTCCATTTATCCCAAAGTACCTATCCTCTCCTTGTTCCATTTCTATGGATGGGGTCATCTATCTAATCGCAGACAACACCAAAAAGGTGTATCTGTATGACCCAGATGCTAACATGTGGCAGAAG gttcagttcctgcACAAACTCCATGAGAACGGAGGCTTAGTGGTTCTGGGTGAGCAACTCTATGTGACTGGGGGCCACTGGAAAGGAATGGAGGGAGATTATAGTGTGGAAGTGGAGGTGTACAACCGAGGATCCAACTCCTGGAGGGTGGAGTGTTTCCTTCCCAGGCTGTGGTACTATAGTGGCTGCTGTTCTATCTTCCTAGACACGTCCCAGTGGCCCGAGCTCTTTCCTGAAGAGACATAA